One Elaeis guineensis isolate ETL-2024a chromosome 10, EG11, whole genome shotgun sequence genomic window carries:
- the LOC105059889 gene encoding uncharacterized protein — MAFFLPKISSSPLLPHPCASQNTPPRPFLSSSPLTNLEPPPLRDATREKPPALHGKPPAALHETRKKSEKNSDKDEFYLNLGLAVRTLRDDLPSLFSKDLNYDIYRDDITFIDPLNTFHGIENYKLIFWALRLHGRILFREIGLKISRVWQLSENMILIRWELQGVPRVPWEARGRFQGTSRYRLDRNGKIYEHKVDNLAFNFPRVAVRTVTVMDLVAGTCPPSPNLTFLGEEVEGSGVLRPCSWMKLYQAVRGTLEQEEQGLFGIGIEGFVTCS, encoded by the exons ATGGCCTTTTTTCTTCCCAAAATCTCGTCCTCTCCCCTCCTTCCTCACCCCTGCGCTTCCCAAAATACCCCTCCGAggcccttcctctcttcttctcctctcacCAATCTCGAGCCCCCGCCCCTCCGCGATGCCACGCGCGAGAAGCCCCCGGCGCTGCACGGCAAGCCCCCCGCCGCGTTGCACGAAACCAGGAAGAAGAGCGAGAAGAACAGCGATAAGGACGAGTTCTATCTAAACCTTGGCCTCGCCGTCCGCACCCTCCGCGACGATCTCCCTTCCCTCTTCTCCAAAGACCTCAACTACGACATCTACCG GGATGATATCACCTTCATCGATCCACTCAATACCTTTCACGGGATTGAGAACTATAAATTGATCTTCTGGGCGCTCCGATTGCATGGCCGGATATTATTTCGGGAGATTGGGTTGAAGATTTCTCGGGTTTGGCAGCTGTCGGAGAACATGATCTTGATCCGGTGGGAGCTGCAGGGAGTCCCCCGGGTGCCGTGGGAGGCGAGGGGAAGATTCCAGGGGACGTCGAGGTATCGATTGGATCGGAATGGGAAGATATATGAGCATAAAGTTGACAACTTGGCGTTCAATTTCCCCCGGGTGGCGGTCAGGACGGTGACCGTGATGGATTTGGTGGCTGGCACATGCCCACCGAGTCCCAATTTGACGTTTTTGGGGGAGGAGGTGGAGGGTTCTGGTGTTTTGAGGCCATGCTCGTGGATGAAGCTTTATCAGGCGGTGAGGGGGACTCTGGAGCAAGAGGAGCAAGGTTTGTTTGGGATTGGTATCGAGGGTTTTGTCACTTGTTCATAG